Proteins encoded within one genomic window of Rhinoderma darwinii isolate aRhiDar2 chromosome 5, aRhiDar2.hap1, whole genome shotgun sequence:
- the LOC142652485 gene encoding histamine H3 receptor-like — protein sequence MSIITLSNNTAIDFSAMNNTAGLELTYSESIKVIIIVLISLLVVITVLGNILVMLAFILDKRLRTQSNFFLLNLANCDFLLGAFAIPLYIPYMLTGKWLIGRFLCKLWLVVDYTMCTASAFNVALISYDRFLCVTMAVLYRSLQNRHSQTVLKMLIVWILSFLLYSPAIILWESIVGYSSTPDDLCIAGFHYTWYFLLVASSVGFALPFISISFFNLSIYWNITKRSKKKRKSLAPQPPGEKDNNVRTGDFHIIKLSRDKKVAKSLAILVCIFGICWAPYTFLMSIRAACHGYCIDSYWYDITFWLLWINSAINPLLYPLCHKQFRSAFIKVFIHMCLWKTVQ from the exons ATGTCAATTATTACACTAAGCAATAACACAGCTATAGATTTCTCTgccatgaataacactgccggcTTGGAGCTGACATATTCAGAAAGTATAAAAGTCATTATAATCGTGCTCATATCTTTGCTTGTTGTGATCACAGTTCTCGGTAATATTCTGGTTATGTTAGCTTTTATTTTAGACAAGAGACTCAGAACTCAGAGCAACTTCTTTCTCCTGAATCTGGCCAACTGTGATTTCTTATTGG GAGCATTTGCCATCCCTTTGTACATACCATATATGCTGACAGGAAAGTGGTTGATTGGAAGATTCTTATGTAAATTATGGTTAGTTGTTGACTATACCATGTGCACTgcatcagcatttaatgttgctTTAATAAGTTACGACAGATTCCTTTGTGTCACCATGGCT GTGTTATATCGTTCCTTACAGAATAGGCACAGTCAGACTGTTCTTAAGATGCTCATTGTCTGGATATTATCATTTCTCTTATATAGCCCGGCCATTATTTTATGGGAAAGCATTGTTGGTTACAGCAGCACTCCTGATGACCTCTGCATTGCTGGATTTCATTATACGTGGTATTTTCTTCTGGTCGCATCATCTGTTGGTTTTGCGCTCCCATTCATTAGTATTTCATTTTTTAATCTGAGCATTTATTGGAACATCACTAAACGCAgcaagaagaaaagaaaatcttTGGCTCCCCAACCGCCAGGAGAAAAAGATAACAATGTCCGTAC TGGAGATTTCCATATCATAAAACTCTCCAGGGACAAGAAGGTCGCCAAATCTCTAGCAATTTTAGTCTGTATTTTTGGCATCTGTTGGGCCCCCTACACATTTCTAATGAGTATCCGTGCTGCCTGTCATGGCTATTGCATTGATTCCTATTGGTATGACATTACTTTTTGGCTTCTTTGGATCAATTCAGCAATCAACCCTCTCCTTTATCCACTATGCCACAAACAATTCAGAAGTGCTTTTATTAAAGTCTTTATACACATGTGCTTGTGGAAAACTGTACAATAA